One Oncorhynchus clarkii lewisi isolate Uvic-CL-2024 unplaced genomic scaffold, UVic_Ocla_1.0 unplaced_contig_8876_pilon_pilon, whole genome shotgun sequence genomic window, TCCTCCACCTTCGCAGCCAAGAACAAGGTTGTTTGGGAGATGATCTGTAGAAATAAAGACATTAaggttgggcggtatccagattttcatatcgtCCTACCGTCCTTCACTCATCCCAGGATTTACGGTATTACAGGCTTAATGCACAAGGGTGCGCCATAAAACTGTGTGGAAAGCCTATTGGAagtctattaccagaatgctaacataATGAGCACAAATAATAGagaggctgctagctaaatatgctatCGAGCcgaaaacatgttgttttcttcAAAAACAGGCAGTCCAGCTCAAAGTTATACATATACAGGAAGGGGCTACTGAGGAGCGGCAGGTGGACTGGTGGTTAGAgaggtggactagtaaccgaaaggttgtggTTAGAgaggtggactagtaaccgaaaggttgtggTTAGAGaggtggactagtaaccaaaaggttgtggTTAGAgaggtggactagtaaccgaaaggttgtggTTAGAGGTGGACTTTAACCGAAAGGTTGTGGTTAGAGaagtggactagtaaccgaaaggttgtggttagagcgttggactagtaaccgaaaggttgcaagatcgaaggtaaaaatctgtcgttctgcccttgaacaaggcagttaacccactgttcctaggctgtcattgtaaataagagtttgttcttaactgacttgcctagttaaataaaaaaaatgtaaaatgtttatGTAAAGTAATTTTTTGGTGAGTTTGTACATTTACAGGGGAATGTTAGACATTGTGCAACTGAACAATACTGGTTGTGGAGCAGCATGAGTACACGCTATGcatgtgtggagtctggagtcgcTAGGCCAACGGGCCTGCCTGCTCTGAGAAGATAGGGGAGAAGCAGACGGGCCCAGAACGGAGGGGAGAAGCAGACGGGCCCAGAACGGAGGGGAGAAGCAGACGGGCCCAGAACGGAGGGGAGAAGCAGACGGGCCCAGAACGGAGGGGAGAAGCAGACGGGCCCAGAACGGAGGGGAGAAGCAGACGGGCCCAGAACGGAGGGGAGAAGCAGACGGGCCCAGAACGGAGAGGAAAACAcaaggatttgtttttttatttcaccaggtaggctagttgagaacaagttctcatttacaactgcaacctggccaagataaagcacagcagttcgacacatataacaaAGTTAAACCTGGAATAAactaaacatagtcaataatacagtagaacaaaataaataatgtgcaaatgaggtaagataagggaggtaaggcaaagaATAGgtcatggtggtgaagtaattacaatatagcaattaagcactggaatggtagatgtgcagaagatgaatgtgcaagtagagatactggggtgcaaaggagcaagataaataaataaatacagtatggggatgaggtagttggatgagctatttacagatgggctatgtacaggtgcagtgatctgtgagctgctctgacagctggtgcttaaagctagtgagggagatatgagtctccagcttcagtgattttgcagttcgttccagtcattggcagcagagaacaggaaggaaaggcggccaaaggaggaattggctttgggggtgagaGCATGCTAAAATacaggctattttataaatgacatcgccgaagtcgaggatcggtaggatagtcagttttacgagggtatgtttggcagcatgagtgaaggatgcttcgttgcgaaataggaagccgattctagatttaattttggattggagatgcttaatgtgagtctggaaggagagtttacagtctaaccagacacctaaatatttgtagttgtccacatattctaagtcagaactgtccagagtagtgatgctggacgggcgggcaggtgcaggcagtgatcggttgaagagcatgcatttagttttacttgcatttaagagcagttggaagccacggaaggagagttgtatggcaatgaagctcatctggaggttagttaacaaagTGTCCAAACAAGGGccaaaagtatacagaatggtgtcatctgcttagaggtggatcagaaaatcaccagcagcaagagcgacatcattgacgtatacagagaagagtcggcccgagaatttaaccctgtggtaccccatagagactgccagaggtccgggcaacaggccctccgatcAAGCTgcagtggcagctgtacagataacTCATCCAAAGGCTTTGACACCTCAAATACCACtacgacattgctcgtcctaatttttatatatttcttaattccatagTTTTAcacgtgtgtattgttgtgaattgttaagaTACTACTGcagtgttggagctaggaacacaagcatttcactacacccgcaataacatctgctaaatatgtgaccaataaaatgtgatttgattgatGAGAATTCACACATTATCAGCAGACAgctctctgactgatgtgtagttACTTTTCTACGACACTATTCTCTATGTAGCCAGCTTACTTCTCTCTGGTAAAACGCCAGATTAactggctacattctttctatgataaaacagaaatatgatggccatgcatcgcaaaaaaaatacattgctTTTTAAAATTGTAAGCTCATTTAGCCtacttgtgtggctgccagccaaatagcaTTGCAATTCTGTCGTCATCAGATGAAAATTATGCTTATTTTCTGCCTAATGTGttgtattttctgtgaagaaaAACTATAGTTGCACATCCCCGATCACTCTATTGAGGCAAAACACacttgactttcaatataaaacacGACCTCTGTCAATACACAGTTGGATTCACCTGCTCCCACTTTCCCCAGTTTTGCCATTTACAAAACATGTGACtagctcaactgttctgggggaaCTATGGTAGGGAACTAGTGTAGGTAGTACAATGTGGCTCAGCTGGTAGAACATGGAGCTtacaacgccagggttgtgggttcgattctcacaggggaccagtatgaaaatgtgtgCGCTTActacttactgtaagtcgctctggataagagcatctgctaaatgactcaaacgtACAAGGTattttacttaaaaagtagctacaaatattaaaatgtatagAAAAGCTTATTAAATAGTTTAAACGTTAGAGGACTTAACTGGCTATTTCCAAATAACCCGGTATACTGCCCAAGACGACAAGAAAATCCATCAGATCTCCCTTGTAGATAGAAGATAGccttgtcccagatctgtttgtgctgcaaGTCATTGTCACACCAAGCACAATGACTATAAGAGTTGGCAGGACAGCACAAAGAGATATAGGAAGAGGCTAGATTGCGAGTCAGAAAATGAAAAAATGAATGTTACAATTGAGATGGTGATTACTTACATTCCTATGAAACTTAGTGAAAGAGTGAATCATATAAAATCTATGCATGTAAACGATTGCAGTGTTGATGATGAGTTGAGAGCTGAATACATGGGTTAAGGTATTCCAAGTGATATGCGGAAACAACAGTAATACTGCAATCAATGCATAAGCTATTCTAACATCATAGCTGGCTGATGTCATTTACCGGTAGTTGGGTGACAATCCACCTAGCTTTGTTCCCATCTCAGCTAGTTAGCTCAAGTTCACTAACGTTACTCCAATAATGAGACACAGCTGACCAAGATGTCACAACTAACTACCTCGTGAGATAACAAACCACATTATATATGTTCATAAAAATGATTAACTAATAGTTACTCGTACATCCAGTAGACGATAAGAGCTGCTAAGGCGAACGTCTAGCAGGCCAAAATAATAGCTACCGTTAGCTGATCACATAACAGAACGAGGTTAGCATGGTAGCGATCAAGTTAGCTGAAGAACTAGCTAGCGTAACAACCTCAAAGGTTACGGTTACTGCGTTAAGTATCCTATTTTGTAATCCGACCAAGACATAACGTTAGTCGAAGTATAACATTCAACTTGTATTTTAAATGGACACATTTAGCTGTGTTTCAGTTACTTGCAaaggaagctagctagctactaggtTCCAAGCTAACAAACGGCACAACCATTTTGGTAGCTAGTTAGCCTAGCTGCCACATAGCGGGCTGAAAGACTCATTTTCAGAAAGGATACACGTTGAGTCTCTGGCCCATATCCTGAATTAGGTTGGCGGCTTGCTGTCGGTAAGAAAGTTCCCTATCAGATTCGACTCCACTGCGGCGGGACGGCGTTGTTTCTAGTTGCTCCCGGGAAAAGAGCCATTTCGAAGAAGGTCCCCGGTGCACCGCCATTGCGCTCCAACGACTAGCCCCTGGTGGCTCGAGGGGGTAGGGAGCGTAGGAAACAAAATGCGCATGCGTGTTGGCTACTCTCCTAGGACTAGTAAACCAATTGCTCAGCAAATTAGCACTATTTTAACTTTCAATACAGCAAATAAAAAAATCTCTCACAAATTGTGGAGAATCATGGATATGATAATAGGTCCATTCTGTCCAAACTTGCAGGCTCAAAGTCGTGTAAAGAAAAAAGAAGACACCCAGTATCCCATAGTTCCCCGCGCGTGCAGATTATATTGCGGCTCCACTTTTAGATCTCTACGGTCGAAAACACACCCAATCATTACACACGCACCCTTTGCCAACATGAAGGCGGATAGGGGAGCCCCTGCCATTGAAATGCAAGAATACAACTTGTGATTTCAAGAGGTAGCGAATCCCATTGCCTACGAAAATAGATGCGACACCGAATTAATATTTTGGGTGAGGCAACTCTTTTAATGCAATGTGCAATAGCTTTCCAGGATCTTAGAATATGGGGATGGTTTATACAGGCCTCGGGCCCAGAGAGCATAGCTAGCTTATGCTAATACGTTATCATAAATATCCATAGTTCCCGTTTCATTcgctagttaactagctagctaccaaaCTGCATTTTCAGATACGATCTCTGGCAAAAAAATATGGGTgtcttcttttttgttgttgttaactAACGTGTTAGTAACTAGTCAGTATCAATATGCTAATGTTAACTCATCATTGGGGCTTGATTGGTAGCGTTAACGTTGATgttggggtgtattcattaaagccgattctgttgcaaaacttcttaaacggaagcaaacgaaaCGGGGAGGGAGCTAACTGAATTTGTACATTTAAAAACTATTTTTAGTTGCAAAATGGAAcgttttgcaactgtttggaAGAATAATTACACCCCAGatcagtgtgtgtccagtgtgtaaaAAGATTCACAAAATACCCAAtgtttctttgcatcaatttgCTACATTAGTTTCAAATGGAAATGTCAACCAGCCTACTGATTTTTGTTGTTTGACAAACCAACgttgaaatgttttgttgtttacaGTAAAGTGCATATTCAGATTTCTGTATGTACCAATGCaggtttataatatattattcTACCATTGCAGCCCTGCAGAATGTCCAAGATAAGGCGGAGGGTAACAGTGGAGAATTCTAAAACCATATCTGACAGCAGCAGTAGCCAGACCACCACCACCCCGTCTCGCCGGCCCAGCGTGTTTGAAAGACTTGGCCCCAGCACTGGTAGTAATGCTGTCGAGGTGTGTACCTCTACACCTGCATCTAACCCACTGACAGATACAACACATGCATGTCCAGAGAAGGTAGAGAAAGACATCTTTGAATTTTGGATTCATCAGAGCAAAACCCTTTTTCTGCTTTATGAAATGACACTTTCTTGCTTTCTTCCTTTCAGACTAATTGTAGAAATTGGTTGAAGACTGGGAATTGCAGTTACGGCAATACTTGTCGCTACACACATGGAACTCAGCCACGAGGCAAAGGATTTAGTGGATCTTTTAGCAGGTTAGATGGCCTTGGAGAATTGCCTGTGACCCGTGTATGCAGGcaactgaaaaatatatattttatgcaAGTGGGCAACACAGTCAGACGGTCCAAACATTCTCCCATGGCTGTTTCTTATTGTATTTGTTTAGCCAGTTGTCTTGTGCTGAACCAATGCCGGAGATTGCCATATGTTTGTGTGTAAACAGGTCAGCGGAGAGACCAACTGGCGATCTGCGAGAGAGGATGAAGAATAAGAGGCAGGATGTTGAATCAGATGCTACAAAGAGAGACCCAGAGGAGCCTACGTCCCCCACAGCCAGAGTGAGTTACTCTCCACACACACCTCGCTTTCATGTCCGGTTTTCTTTTGTTCTTTAGGACATAGTGAACCACCATTTTACTAGTTAGATATTAGACCAACATGTATGGGAGTCTTCCATGTAAACCTGTCTGTGTTCTGCAGCAGCGAGACTCGTCCCGAGGCCGCCACAGGGAGAAGGAAGATATAAAAATCACTAAAGAGAGAAGCCCTGCCAGCGAAGAAGAGACCACAGAGTGGGAAGCCAACCGCGAAGGTGAGGTTTGAAAGTAGCGCCGTGTTCAATAGGAGAATAAGAAAGCACGTGCCCTTATTAACATATGAAAGGAGAACTAATGAATGTCGAACCGTTTTTCACTCTATTGGGAAAAGGTGTTTGTATATTTGCATATTCTAACCTTAAGTAATGTGCTGTTGTATTTGTCTTTTAGACTCGGATAACGGTGACTACGACTACGAATTATCCCTAGAGATGAAGAGACAGAAGATCCAGCGGGAGCTCATGAAGTTGGAGCAGGAGAAtatggagaaaagagaggagattgTTATCAAGAAAGAGGTACCGGTATGCATGTATCGACTGTAGCTATATCTACTATAGTTCATAGAGCCCTGCGTGATTTAAGACTGAGTTTGATCTGTTTTATAACCTTATACTCTTACAATCTCTCACTAGGAGCCGACCACCAAAACTAGGACCACTATCATATCCAAGGTAAGAAGAGATACCTACCTAACCTTATTGTCATTCAGGAGCCATCCATATCAACACTCATATCTGGTTTAGACTTCTCTCCTTTCAGTGTCCATGCTAACCAATTCTGCCTTTATTCCACGTTGTAATTCCAGACATCCCCGGAGCGTTCCAGCTCTAGAGGTTCCCCCTCCTCCAGGAAGTCCAGTGGATCCCCCAAACACACTAAAGGACCTAAAGCTTCCGGTTCtaggaagaaggagaagaagaccTCTGTGTCGTCCTCTGCATCCGCCACGGCCAGATCTTCCAAGGGGGGCCACGGGAAGAAGAAAGGTCCCCGCAcccccagcccccctcccccGGTGCTTCCGCTGGTGAACCCTGTCATGGCAGCCGGGGGGAAGAAGCACAAGGGGAAGCACAAGAACAAGGAGAAGTGTGAGGAGAAGCCGCCcaaggagggaaaggagagagggagagatgtggagaaacacaaggagaagaaggagaaacgCAGGTAAAGAGGTTCACTGCCATGCTTTGTCCAGCTCCACTCCAAGCTGTAGAGGGATCTAGCAGCCTCGTTGAATAGGCATATAACAAGACCCACTGAAAACAACTGGCGTTTAAACAAGTCTGTTAGCACTGTTGTTGAATATACTATGAAAGGGACTCACTTTTAGTTTCTCTTGGCGCTTGCAGAGACCGGTCAGACAGCTCCCACAAGGCCAAGCGGTCAGTGATGTCTGAGGAACGTTCCGGCAGCGTGTCCTCTCCTTCCAGAGACCGAGAGGCGTCCCCGTCAGCCAGGAAGAACAAGTCCACCTCCCCAAAAGTAGCCTCCCAGAAGACCCTTGCGCCTGCCTCCCCACCTCACAGGTCAGTAGCCTGTTAGACACTAAGAAGATAACAACATCATTGTCATGCCGGAAGCAGTAAGATGACAGTATAAACATCGGCTTGCAGAAATGGAGAAATATGCAGCAGTACCTGAACCTGAGACGATGGTCTAAACATGCCATCTATCCTAACACTAGCATTTTCAGTCATGTTATTAGCAGGATTCTCATGAGTTGGTGTAGATGGTAGACAGACTAGCAAGACGGTCACTTTCCCTGAATAACCATAACCCCTCGTCCTCTCCTGGTCTTCCAGGTCTCCCCCTCCCCGCCACAAGCGCACCCCCAGCCCGCCCCGCCaccactccccctcctcccactctgGCTCCTCAGCCCAGAGACACTCTTCTTCCCCTCGCCGGCGCCGCTCGGCATCCCCCACCTACAACCGCGAGCCCCCAGCCGCCTCCTCACCTCCTGGCCAGAGGTGTTCCTCCCGCTCCCCTGCAGCCTCCCGGGACACCTCCTCTCCTCAGAGGAGGACTAGCCCCGGAGGACGAAACCACTCTCGGGGGCGTGAGAGAGGACGCAGCGAGAGGGGGAGGAGCCCACCTGCCCAGGAGCACCGACACGAGCGTCGAGACGGTACAGCAACTCATTAACATAAAACACAGACCATTTTCTATATGTGGTCACCTCCCTTTAAATAAACTACTGGTTTTCTATATGTGGTCACCACCTTTAAATAAACTACTGGTTTTCTATATGTGGTCACCTCCCTTTAAATAAACTACTGGTTTTCTATATGTGGTCACCTCCCTTTAAATAAACTACTGGTTTTCTATATGTGGTCACCTCCCTTTAAATAAACTACTGGTTTTCTATATGTGGTCACCACCTTTAAATAAACTACTGGTTTTATATATGTGGTCACCACCTTTAAATAAACTACTGGTTCTCTATATGTGGTCACCTCCCTTTAAATAAACTACTGGTTTTCTATATGTGGTCACCACCTTTAAATAAACTACTGGTTTTCTATATGTGGTCACCACCTTTAAATAAACTACTGGTTTTCTATATGTGGTCACCTCCCTTTAAATAAACTACTGGTTTTCTATATGTGGTCACCTCCCTTTAAATAAACTACTGGTTTTCTATATGTGGTCACCACCTTTAAATAAACTACTGGTTTTCTATATGTGGTCACCACCTTTAAATAAACTACTGGTTTTCTATATGTGGTCACCACCTTTAAATAAACTACTGGTTTTCTATATGTGGTCACCTCCCTTTAAATAAACTACTGGTTTTCTATATGTGGTCACCACCTTTAAATAAACTACTGGTTTTCTATATGTGGTCACCACCTTTAAATAAACTACTGGTTTTCTATATGTGGTCACCTCCCTTTAAATAAACTACTGGTTTTCTATATGTGGTCACCACCTTTAAATAAACTACTGGTTTTCTATATGTTGCTGTTTGTTTACATGAAAACAGTGTCTACATTGTGTCGTTTGACTGGACGCTGTAATGACACAGACCTGTGTTTTTGTCTCGTCCATGCAGAGAGCCGCGGGAAGCGAGAGAAAGACGGTAGCCGTGACGACCGGGACTACGAGGCGGCAGAGACGAGCTCTTCTCGTGATGCCGCCCGTGAGGACCGGGAGACAAAAGAGGGGCGAGAGCGCCGGGGTGACGGGCGCAGCGACCGACGAGGAGACTCCACCAGTACCTCCAGGGACCCCACCAGGGATAGAGACCGGGACACCAAGGACTCGACCCGGGAACCCAGAACCACAGAGACCACGTCAACACGCTCCGGACGAGACCCTCTGGAGTACAGGGACCGAGAacgggagagggagcgagaaaaggagaaagagagggagcgggagagaggagagagggagaagacggACAGGAAGGAGGAGGCTGTCCCGGAGGAGGGGAGGGGCTATGGGAGGGGCCACGGgcgagaggaaggagggaggactgAAGGGAAGGGGGAGACGAGGACAGAGAGTAGAGCTGAGAGACCTGGCAGGGGTAGGGGCCGCGAGGCTGACGCATCTGACAAAGGTGAGGTCACACATGACATCACACATCTTATGACCAGCAAAATCTACTAATGGCCAGTTGGAGTAACAGTTGTTAATGTGTTTGTTGCTGTTGTGTTTGTGGAAGTGAGGGAATTTGATCAAGATGAACTGCGGTGCACCAGTCTATGGCTGAGGGAGGAGCTCCCTTCTCAAATGGAACAGTAATCTGTGCTGCTCGGCCATGTTGTCAACAAAGCAGCATGGAGCATCACCCAGAAACATCTCTTTTTGATCAAATGacttttcattgggaaggcagataaagcgtttatatcaaaagcaatcactttttCACGTGAGAAAAGCCTCTGAttcctactcattactccacgTTCATAACCTACGTCACTTTTGCACGTGAGAAAAGCCTCTGGttcctactcattactccacgTTCATAACCTACGTCACTTTTGTTTTGTACCTGTTTCGCCGTCAGCCCAGAGGGGGGCACCTGGCTCGTGCCTGGGAGGCCGCCCGCTTCCAAAACGAATACAGTCACTGTTCACCTGGTGCGAACTCCTCCCACCGGGGCATCCCAGGCCAGATAATCCAATCCCCTCTGTGTCTGTTTCAGCATACTCTTAACTCTGTCCTTCCTGCCTCAGTTTCCTCAGGCTCCACCCGGAACGCCCGAGGCTCCCAGCAGGAGAGCGGTGGTCATGACGGCTGGGAGTCACGTAGCGGCGGAGGCTTCCGTGAGAAGAGTGCGGAGAGGAGCACCGACCGTGGGGCGGAGAGAGGAGgcgcagagagaggaggaggcgcTGAAAGAGGAGGTGTCGACAGAGGAGGAGCGGAGCGTGACCGTTATGacggagacaggagaggaggggagcaggcgaCTGGGAGAGACTCATCCTACGACCGAAGAGGTGGTCACACCGACCGTGGTGACcgcagagagaacagggagagaggtgaggagaaaaaatacatttcatctATAATACACGTTAAATAAAATACCATTTGTAATACGCTTATCATTGAAAAACAATCTCAATGTTCTGTAGTGAGTGATTTAAAACAGAAACGAGACATAGACAGAAAGGACACAGCTAGACAGGGCAACTGACAAAGGACACAGCTGATGCTACAAGAGGCAAGGACAACAAGAAACACAGTTATATGTAACACAAAGCCTTCGTAAAGCATCCTGTCTCTTCCTCGTACGGGAGAAGAAGATCCAGGTCCCTCAGGCCCTCTCCTCTAATGCTTTCTGAAACATTCATTCAGAATGAACCCTTGGTGTtggatgttgtgactgactgtctgtttcctctgtttCTAACAGAGCAAAGAGCTTCCTCTCCTGGTCGGCACCCAGCCAGAGGAGAAGAGccggacagggaggagaccagagggagggatgaacgcagaggagaggaaaaaggaggggACAGGCGAGAGGACAGGGcccgagagagggagcgagagagggaacgggaaagagagaaggagagagaaagagagaaggagaaggagagggaggcagagcggGAGAGGGTtcgggagagggagcgagaacgggagcgagagagggaaaaggaaagggagagggaaaaggagaaagagagggaaaaggagcgagagagggaacgggagagggaagagagggagcgggagagggaggagcgagatagggagaggaaggagagagagcgggagagggaacgagagcgggagagggagcgagagcaaagagagagggagaggcagcggGAATGGGAGGAGCGTGAGAAAGGAAGGGATGAGCGACGGGAACGGACTAGGGATGAACCAAGGGACGACCGCTCTGTCCGAGACTCGCATGAAGACCGCAAGACCAGGCAAGTATCAGTAGTAACCACCAGGGTTGGggccaattccatttcaattccagacCCAACGCTGGTAACCACTAACCCATGACACTTAACTAGAATCACTCCATTGTTTTACCTTAGTTGTGGTTAGTTTCCGTCTGTTTCTTTCCAACTTAACACAACCCagctgacctctaacccctcttctctgtgtgtgtcatctGCAGCCGGAAGAGGCACAGGGTAGAGACCACACCCAGCCCGACTCGCCCCTCTCCCAAGCGAGCAAGGGACGCCACCCCAGGAGACGGCGAGGAATACAACAGCCCTGAGGAGAAAAGTGAGCGTTTGATTGGTGGAGGTCAGCCCAAGGTCCGCCCCACCTCTGGCTCTGGCCCAATCACCATCCTCCCCGTCACAGTACCagtgtgtcctcctcctccagtgcTTGACAGTAGGGACACTCTTTAATGGGAAAAACAAACAGCACTGGTTCTGTCTGGAGGAAACTAGTCCCGTATGGATTAACACCTCCCCAAAGGGTGCCTTGGCCTGATCACTTCAATATCCCTCCACGTGAGCCCAGGGCACACTCAGTAATGGTGATAACACCTTTTAATGTTTGAGCACATTTCATACAGACAGACTGGAACTCAACGTGCTGACATAGAAGTAACAGCTGGTGTTTGGTTGTTATTAGAAGGCGATCAGAGATCTTTGAGACCGAGCCAAGGCACCCTTTAAGATAACAAGGTGTTTTGTTTCTTTGACCTTTGTTGACATTTCCATGATGTTGATAAACCTTGGTGCTAACAGAATCCCTCGGCTTCttggtgtgtgttcaggtgttgAGAAACACCGGCTGTTGAGTCAGGTGGTACTCCCGCCCCAGGACCCCCTCCTGCGTTCCCCCCCCAGCACCTCTGTAGCGGAGGACGCCAAGCCCAGCCGCTGGAAGGACGAGGAGCGCCGTGGAGGCGGggacaagagggaggggaggagccGTCGGAACGAGGAGGCCGACGCCCGcggagacagaggaggagcaggcagaggaggagagagacggggggagcaCCCCTCAGATAGCAGTACACCTGTCTCGGCCTCCGGCTCGGACTCTAGGAGGGGTAAAGAGAGGGACGGTCGGGAGCCCACCCCTCCCCCGCCTCCCGTGGCCCTGGTCACTGAGGACAGAGATACTCCAGTCCCGTCAGGTCATGAGGAGGGCAAGAAGAAGACTAAGTCCCAGAAGAAAGGCCTGaagaaggggaggaaggaggaggctgTGGCAGGAGGTGTTTCAGGAGCTCCAGAGAGGTTCACCAACCCAGAGCCCCCCTCATCCATGGCCCTCTCGGACACCCCCccgccccctctcctctccccccgcaAAGCGCCTAAGAAGAAGGCGCTGGACAAGAAGAGGAAACGATCCCGTGGCGCTGAGTCGGACGCGTCGGAGGAGGAACCAGGCTCCTCCCATCTTCCCCCGGGCAAGAGGAACAAGAGGGGTCCCCGGACGCCCCCGCCCGCGCCAA contains:
- the LOC139402488 gene encoding zinc finger CCCH domain-containing protein 13-like isoform X1; translation: MSKIRRRVTVENSKTISDSSSSQTTTTPSRRPSVFERLGPSTGSNAVEVCTSTPASNPLTDTTHACPEKTNCRNWLKTGNCSYGNTCRYTHGTQPRGKGFSGSFSRSAERPTGDLRERMKNKRQDVESDATKRDPEEPTSPTARQRDSSRGRHREKEDIKITKERSPASEEETTEWEANREDSDNGDYDYELSLEMKRQKIQRELMKLEQENMEKREEIVIKKEEPTTKTRTTIISKTSPERSSSRGSPSSRKSSGSPKHTKGPKASGSRKKEKKTSVSSSASATARSSKGGHGKKKGPRTPSPPPPVLPLVNPVMAAGGKKHKGKHKNKEKCEEKPPKEGKERGRDVEKHKEKKEKRRDRSDSSHKAKRSVMSEERSGSVSSPSRDREASPSARKNKSTSPKVASQKTLAPASPPHRSPPPRHKRTPSPPRHHSPSSHSGSSAQRHSSSPRRRRSASPTYNREPPAASSPPGQRCSSRSPAASRDTSSPQRRTSPGGRNHSRGRERGRSERGRSPPAQEHRHERRDESRGKREKDGSRDDRDYEAAETSSSRDAAREDRETKEGRERRGDGRSDRRGDSTSTSRDPTRDRDRDTKDSTREPRTTETTSTRSGRDPLEYRDREREREREKEKERERERGEREKTDRKEEAVPEEGRGYGRGHGREEGGRTEGKGETRTESRAERPGRGRGREADASDKVSSGSTRNARGSQQESGGHDGWESRSGGGFREKSAERSTDRGAERGGAERGGGAERGGVDRGGAERDRYDGDRRGGEQATGRDSSYDRRGGHTDRGDRRENREREQRASSPGRHPARGEEPDREETRGRDERRGEEKGGDRREDRAREREREREREREKEREREKEKEREAERERVREREREREREREKEREREKEKEREKEREREREREEREREREERDRERKEREREREREREREREQRERERQREWEEREKGRDERRERTRDEPRDDRSVRDSHEDRKTSRKRHRVETTPSPTRPSPKRARDATPGDGEEYNSPEEKSERLIGGGQPKVRPTSGSGPITILPVTVPVCPPPPVLDSVEKHRLLSQVVLPPQDPLLRSPPSTSVAEDAKPSRWKDEERRGGGDKREGRSRRNEEADARGDRGGAGRGGERRGEHPSDSSTPVSASGSDSRRGKERDGREPTPPPPPVALVTEDRDTPVPSGHEEGKKKTKSQKKGLKKGRKEEAVAGGVSGAPERFTNPEPPSSMALSDTPPPPLLSPRKAPKKKALDKKRKRSRGAESDASEEEPGSSHLPPGKRNKRGPRTPPPAPKEALLSQRAMPHSVAEPLPQPVKMDANFSDWSDEDVLERGGGSAPVKAPPTVPTERTPTEALPRRGGPRGGKERLERPVPLPIAPLLSQDPPMLLQTLPPQPLMSQPLLRKPPPEQKRSSSMGSNQSRASSRRLRSPSNESAHREDPQQGQGPGRPRRGHQLQGANSRDRERERERERERERERDRERERERGERERGPVLTEPPVVRGEERKSRIDQLRRGEPSRSTSSDRQDSRSHSSRRSSPESERQVQSRAGSYDGREREREREREREQFERERERKDLRQQQGPPGPLPPLQQQGQQRDWEPEGPREWGGRGREPLLMRGGNREQMRERDLRDMRGERERLLPEGLLQQHERERERERGGNRGIGRGGDHGNDRERERMLLMDLPPHGDPKNRMDMRGDRPDMRGDRPDMRGDRPDMRGDRPDLRGDMRGDMRPDMRGDIRGDMRGDMRGDMRGDIRGDMRPDMRGDIRGDMRPDMRGDMRPDIRGDIRGDMRPDMRGDMRPDIRGDIRGDMRPDMRGDIRGDMRPDMRGDMRPDIRGDIRGDMRGDIRGDMRPDIRGDIRGDMRPDIRGDIRGDMRPDIRGDIRGDMRGGPDIRPDIRPDHMRPDIRGPDRAEFSLLLPHEALGHGGMDQDKAGNSHHPVGGQIQEAEKQDSIDDEDDAKADDAVSVVSGGEEYEPISDDELDEILADSAQKREDGQEEEKAPGPLDVIDVDWSSLMPKQKQEPRAAGAALLRFTPGAVLLRAGVSKRLAGPELLERVREVCKKELDDPKDADKLFEHDLGALNKAALNRKIERAGLLRNLGPCCKALCARRDMAIRRQLLKNEKGLAKQMYPSVPVVDSELFQLSMRLFKKTVAAARSNQPPLGPPAGPEKADKGPPGLVPVTSPVAKPSTPQPPEMCIS